CGGTACTTGTCGGGGAAGCGGGTCAGTAGCTCGCGCGTGATGTCGTGCGCGACGATCTTGACCTCGGGCCCGAACTGCGAGGCGGCGCCGATGTGGTCGGAGTGCCAGTGGCTGTAGATCAGGTGCGTGATCGGCTCCCGGGTGACGGAGCGGACCGCTGACTGGATGTTCTCGCCGAGCCCGGGCGGGGCGTCGATCACTATGACACCGCTGCCGGTGACGACGAAGCCCCCGTCGTAGCCGGCCGGGCTCGTGACCCAGTAGAAGTTGCCGCCGTCGCCGACGTTCTCCAGGTGGTAGCCCTTCTCGTAGAAGGACGGGTCGTTCAGGTACTCGGGCATGAACTGTTGTGGGGACGGCATGTGCCCATCGGGCAGGGCCTTCGGGAAGCCCCACTTCGTCGGGTAGAAGTCGCCGTACTTGGTCGCCATGGTCGTCCTTTGACTGTGACTGGGCGGAGGTCCCTCTCGGGGCTTCCCCGCCTTCGTGGAACGTTTGCGGGGCAAGCTTGTTGCGGCACAAAACGTTTGTCAATCTCAACGATTGACGCTGCGAACTGGAATCGAGGCTCGAATCGGATCGCTTTGTGCGGCTCTGAGCTGCATGTATGCCGGTGGGTAGCGGGCTGTGGCGAAGAGTTTCGGTAGATGTGTGGTCAGAGACACATTTGATTGACAAGAAGTTCTTGGGGTTACATCGTTCATCTGCGTCAACGATTGAGTTGCCGCGATGAGATGTCGCCGAACAGGTAAGGACCCGTCATGCGTATCCGGGCAGCAGTGGCCGAGGGCCGGAGTCAGCCGCTGGTGATCGAGGAGCTCGAACTCGACCAACCGCGGGAGGACGAGGTCCTGGTCCGCCTCGTGGCCACCGGCATCTGCCAGACGGACGCCCATGCCTGGCACCAGCGCATCCCGGTCGCGCTGCCGCACGTGCTCGGACATGAGGGCGCGGGCGTCGTCGAGAGGGTCGGAGCGTCGGTCGACGGACTGGAGCCCGGTGACCACGTCGTCCTGTCGTTCCAGTCATGTGGACGGTGCGAGCCGTGCCTCGGCGGTCACCCGGCGTACTGCGACAAGGCCTTCGCGGCGAACTTCTCCGGCGCACGGCTCGACGGCAGCCGGGGCCTGCGCCGCACCCGCGGCGCGGGCACCGGCGTCAACGCGCACTTCTTCGGGCAGTCGTCGTTCGCCACGCACGCCCTGACGAGCGCCTCGAACACCGTCAAGGTGACCAAGGACGCCCCGCTGGAGCAGCTGGCTCCCCTCGGTTGCGGGCTGCAGACCGGTGCCGGTGCCGTGCTGAACTCGTTCGCCCTCCCGGCGGGAGCGAGCATCGCCGTCCTGGGCACCGGAGCGGTCGGATTCGGTGCCCTGATGGCGGCGGGTGTGGCCTGCGCGGCGAAGATCATAGCCGTGGACGTCCACGCGGAACGTCTGGCGCTGGCCCAGGAGTTGGGCGCGACCCACGTCGTCGACGCCCGCCAGGAGGACGTGACGGCGGCCATCAGGGCCGTCGCGGCCAGAGGTGTCGACTTCGTGCTCGACACCACGGGCCGTCCGGAGATGCTCGGTCACGCGATCGCGTCCCTGGCGCCGATGGGCCGGGTCGGACTCGTAGCGGGCGGATCACCGGAGGCGGTCGTGCCCGTGGCCGAGCTCGCCCTGGGCAAGAGCGTCGCGGGAATCGTCCAGGGCGACGCCGTCCCGCAGCGGTTCATCCCTCAGCTGGTCGAGCTGTTCCGGTCCGGTCGCTTCCCGGTCGACCGCCTGGTGCGGTTCTACGACTTCGACGACATCAACACCGCGTTCGCCGACGCCGCACGCGGTGACGTCATCAAGCCGGTCCTGCGCATCGCCGACCCCCTCGGCTGACGACCCGGGGGACCCGTCTCGCCCGCAGCCCTCGGGGCCGCGAGCCTTCGTCCCGCCTCCACGCACCGAGCCTCCAACACACCGACCGGCCGGGAGCCGTCGCAAGGACGCCCCCGGGCGGTGACGTCCCGCTGCTTACTCAGGTGAACCCGTGCCCCCACTCGTGGCCTCTTCCCGCTCCTTCCAGCCTCGGACCACCCTGCTGGTCCTTCTCCTCGCCGTCTTCGCGTTCGCCCTGCTGCAGTCGCTGATCAACCCGGTGCTGCCCGCGTTGCAGGAGGACCTCGACACGACGCAGAACCTGATCGCCTGGGTGATGACGGCCTTTCTGCTCTCCGCCTCGGTCTGTACGCCCGTCGTCGGCCGCCTCGGCGACCGCTACGGCAAGGACCGCGTCCTTGTCGCCTCCCTCATCGCCCTGGCGGCGGGCGCGGTTGTCTCGGCGACGGCACCCGACATCTCCCTCATGCTCGCCGGCCGGGTGGTGCAAGGCGTGGGCGGTGGAGTACTGCCGCTGACTTTTGGCATCATCCGTGACGAGCTGCCGCGGGAGAAGACGCCTGGCGCCATCGGTGTCGCCGCCGCCCTGGCCGCGGTCGGCGGTGGGGTGGGCGTCGTCGTGGCGGGGCCGCTGACCGACGCCTTCGGCATCCGGTCGCTGTTCTGGATCCCGGCAGCGCTGATCGTCGTGGCCGCCGTAGCCTCCCGGGTCGTCGTACCGCCCTCGCCCGCCCGGAACCCCACGCCCGTCAGCTGGCTCGCCACCGTGCTGATGGCCGGCTGGCTGGTGGCGCTGCTCGTGCCGCTGGCCCAGGCGTCCCGGTGGGGCTGGACGTCCCCCGCGGTGATCGTCCCCTTCCTGGGCGCCGCAGCACTGGCCACCGGGTGGGTCGTCGTGGAGAAGCGCTCGGACCGCCCGCTGATCGACATGCGCATGTTGCGCAGCACCGCCGTGTGGACGACGAATCTCGTCTCGTTGCTCTTCGGCGTCAGCCTGTTCGCCGTGATGGCCTTCCTGCCCATCTTCGTGCAGACGCCGCCGCAGGCCGGATACGGCTTCGGCGCGAGCGTCACACAGGCCGGACTGCTGCTCCTGCCGATGACCGTGACCATGTTCCTCGCGGGGCTCGGCTCGGCAAGGCTGGCCGGGAGGTTCGGGGCGCGGCAGGTACTCGTCACCGCCTCGGCGCTGAACGTCGTGGCGGTGGTCGCCCTCGCCGTCGAGCACGACCGGCGCTGGCAAATCGCCGCCGCGCTGGCCCTGATGGGGGTGTCCCTCGGCATCGCCTTCTCGACGATGTCCAATGTCATCGTCGCCGCCGTCCGGCCCGACCAGACCGGAGTGGCCAACGGTGTCACCGCGAACGTCCGCACCATCGGGGGGTCGGTCGGGGTGGCCGTGATGAGCGGCATCCTCGGCGCGCACACGCCCGCCGACGGCCTTCCGTCCGAGAGCGGCTACACCTACGGGTTCGCGGTTCTGGCGGTCGCGGGCGTCGCCGCCCTGCTGGTCGCCTCTCTGATCCCCGTACCGAAACCCGGGGCGACGACTCAGGGGCCGGCGGTTCCCTCCGGCTGAGGCAACACGCTTTCCACGGCGAGGCACGGGTCCGTCTCCGGTGTGACCGTGACGATGTGTTCCGCGGCACGCTCGACCGCGTCGCGGAACATGTCCCGCTGTTCCTCCGGCAGCCCGCGCAGCACCTGGTCCTCCGCGTGGGCGACCCGCGCCTCGGCGGCGGCCAGCGCCTGCCGACCCAGTTCGGTGGCCACGATGCGCCGCGCTCGGCGGTCGCGCGGGTCGCGTTGCCGCTCGATCAGACCGGCGGACTCGAGATCGTCGATCAGGTAGGTCATCACGCTGCGGTCGATCACCAGACGGGTGGCCAGCGCTCCCTGCGTGGGCACCTCTTCGTGCACGACCACGGCCAGGATGTGGTACCCGCGGCTGCCGTGCGGCAGGTCCTGCAGCGCCACCTCGACGTACTCGTGCCAGCGGCGCAGCACCATACCGAGCGACCAGCCGAAGTTGGTGCCTCGCTGACGTGTGAGGTGTTCCTGCTCTTGGGGCCGGTTCGTGGCAGTGGACATGCCGGAAGCGTAACAGGAGTGTGTTGATCAACACATAGGTTGCCACCAAGACCATTGAACAATAACAATTAATTAGGTGCGTCAAGCGTCGACGCAACACGCAAGTGGAATGGGAAAGCATGACCGTGCGCAAGATTCATCAGGTCTACATCGACGGGCACTTCGTCACTCCCCACGGGACCGAGATCGCCCCCCTGTACAACCCCGCCTCCGAGCAGGTCGTCGGAGA
This region of Streptomyces chromofuscus genomic DNA includes:
- a CDS encoding NAD(P)-dependent alcohol dehydrogenase produces the protein MRIRAAVAEGRSQPLVIEELELDQPREDEVLVRLVATGICQTDAHAWHQRIPVALPHVLGHEGAGVVERVGASVDGLEPGDHVVLSFQSCGRCEPCLGGHPAYCDKAFAANFSGARLDGSRGLRRTRGAGTGVNAHFFGQSSFATHALTSASNTVKVTKDAPLEQLAPLGCGLQTGAGAVLNSFALPAGASIAVLGTGAVGFGALMAAGVACAAKIIAVDVHAERLALAQELGATHVVDARQEDVTAAIRAVAARGVDFVLDTTGRPEMLGHAIASLAPMGRVGLVAGGSPEAVVPVAELALGKSVAGIVQGDAVPQRFIPQLVELFRSGRFPVDRLVRFYDFDDINTAFADAARGDVIKPVLRIADPLG
- a CDS encoding MFS transporter — translated: MPPLVASSRSFQPRTTLLVLLLAVFAFALLQSLINPVLPALQEDLDTTQNLIAWVMTAFLLSASVCTPVVGRLGDRYGKDRVLVASLIALAAGAVVSATAPDISLMLAGRVVQGVGGGVLPLTFGIIRDELPREKTPGAIGVAAALAAVGGGVGVVVAGPLTDAFGIRSLFWIPAALIVVAAVASRVVVPPSPARNPTPVSWLATVLMAGWLVALLVPLAQASRWGWTSPAVIVPFLGAAALATGWVVVEKRSDRPLIDMRMLRSTAVWTTNLVSLLFGVSLFAVMAFLPIFVQTPPQAGYGFGASVTQAGLLLLPMTVTMFLAGLGSARLAGRFGARQVLVTASALNVVAVVALAVEHDRRWQIAAALALMGVSLGIAFSTMSNVIVAAVRPDQTGVANGVTANVRTIGGSVGVAVMSGILGAHTPADGLPSESGYTYGFAVLAVAGVAALLVASLIPVPKPGATTQGPAVPSG
- a CDS encoding MarR family winged helix-turn-helix transcriptional regulator, with amino-acid sequence MSTATNRPQEQEHLTRQRGTNFGWSLGMVLRRWHEYVEVALQDLPHGSRGYHILAVVVHEEVPTQGALATRLVIDRSVMTYLIDDLESAGLIERQRDPRDRRARRIVATELGRQALAAAEARVAHAEDQVLRGLPEEQRDMFRDAVERAAEHIVTVTPETDPCLAVESVLPQPEGTAGP